In Deinococcus reticulitermitis, the DNA window GATGCGCACGACCGCCGGGAGCGCGCCCTGCACCACCTCGACCGTGTTGATCTCGTCGGGCGTCACGAGCGCCTGCTGCGCCGAGACCCGCCCGACGAGGTACGCCCCGCCCGCCGCGCCGAGCAGCAGGGCGCCGAGGGCCAGGACGCGCAGCGGCTTCACTCGCTCCTGCTGCCTGAAGGGCTGGCCCCCGCACTGGCTGCGGGCTTGCTCTCGCTTTTGCCCTCAGCGGGCTTGGGCCGCGAGTCGGTCACATAGAAACCGCTGCCTTTGAACGCGATGCCAGGCCGTGCCAGGACGCGCTTGACGGCCACGCCCGTGTCGGGGTGGACAGTGTAGGGCTCGTCGCGCATGCTCTGCACGAGTTCGTAGATCTCGCCGGTGTTCAGGTCTTTGTAGAGGTAAGTGGGCATAACAGGATGTTCGGTCTCCAGAAAAAGCGGCCCAGCGCGGGCAGACATACGCCCCAGTGGGGGTCAGGCCCCATCCTAGCAAGGAAGGTCAGCTTCCTGACGGGCGGCCAGGCTCCATTCTGACCCGCCCTCTTAAGCGTCTCTTGAGTGTGATGTGTAAAAGCCTCAAAGCGGGCGGAGTGCTATTCTGCCTGCTGAACCCCTGGTGTAGGGTTCACACCAAATCCGGGCAGCGCAAGACCCCGGCACCCCCGAGGACGTTCCGGGGACCGGGGAGACGAGGTGGAGGTCAGCGAGAGTGT includes these proteins:
- a CDS encoding FmdB family zinc ribbon protein — translated: MPTYLYKDLNTGEIYELVQSMRDEPYTVHPDTGVAVKRVLARPGIAFKGSGFYVTDSRPKPAEGKSESKPAASAGASPSGSRSE